Proteins from one Bacillota bacterium genomic window:
- the ypeB gene encoding germination protein YpeB: MGFRDKLQDFKRRLSDRKMYSIVIVVIAAVAIWGIYQYKHAASLRQQLDNQYNRALYDMIGYVNNVETLLLKSLITSTPEKTSAILQEAWRQANFAQAYLGQLPVDQHVLANTSKFLAQVGDFAYSLNNNTMSGKNISDDEYKTIENLHGFAASLNRSLDELQGQIASGRIKWGELAQKGPSIFKRTSANITAQQFENIDKTFQEYPRLIYDGPFSDHLVTAQPKGVTGEVLNIEQAKQRVVEFFGKDKVESVENTGKNDTGPIKTYSFTVKFKNVPDNQTAVIDITQKGGHPFWMIYNRPVNEKKIDIDKAKAIGKSFLESRGFKSMVDTYYLSEDNTATINYAYKQDDVIAYPDLIKLKIALDTGEIIGLEAKGYLSSHRVRDIPSPAITMEQARAKINNRINIISSGLAIIPTDYKTELFTYEFKGKFNNQDFIVYINALTGKEENVLMIVDTPNGILTM, encoded by the coding sequence TTGGGATTTAGAGATAAACTCCAGGATTTTAAAAGAAGGCTAAGCGACAGAAAAATGTATAGTATTGTTATTGTAGTAATTGCAGCAGTAGCAATATGGGGTATATACCAATACAAACATGCTGCCAGTTTAAGACAACAACTAGATAACCAGTATAATCGGGCACTTTATGATATGATAGGATATGTTAATAATGTTGAAACGTTATTACTAAAGTCTTTGATTACTTCAACCCCGGAAAAAACATCTGCTATTCTACAGGAAGCATGGAGACAGGCCAATTTTGCCCAGGCTTATCTTGGTCAATTGCCTGTTGACCAGCATGTACTGGCAAATACTTCAAAGTTCCTTGCACAGGTGGGAGATTTTGCATACTCTTTAAATAACAACACCATGTCAGGAAAAAACATATCAGATGATGAATACAAAACTATTGAGAATCTGCATGGATTTGCAGCATCTCTTAATAGAAGCCTTGACGAACTTCAGGGGCAGATTGCTTCAGGCAGGATAAAATGGGGAGAGCTGGCCCAAAAAGGACCCAGTATATTTAAAAGGACATCTGCAAATATTACGGCACAACAATTTGAAAACATTGACAAAACATTCCAGGAATACCCCCGTCTTATATATGACGGCCCGTTTTCGGACCATCTTGTTACTGCACAACCTAAAGGTGTAACAGGAGAAGTGTTGAATATAGAGCAGGCAAAACAAAGGGTGGTTGAATTTTTTGGCAAAGATAAGGTGGAGTCTGTTGAAAATACGGGAAAAAATGATACTGGGCCAATTAAAACTTATAGTTTTACTGTAAAGTTTAAAAATGTCCCTGATAACCAAACTGCAGTTATTGATATAACACAAAAGGGAGGACATCCTTTTTGGATGATATATAACAGGCCGGTTAATGAAAAGAAAATTGATATCGACAAAGCCAAGGCCATAGGGAAATCCTTCCTGGAGAGCCGTGGATTTAAGAGTATGGTAGACACTTATTATTTAAGTGAAGATAATACTGCTACAATAAACTATGCATATAAGCAGGATGATGTGATAGCATATCCGGATTTAATAAAACTCAAGATAGCCCTTGATACAGGAGAAATTATAGGCTTGGAAGCTAAAGGATACCTTTCATCTCATAGAGTAAGAGACATTCCGAGTCCTGCAATTACAATGGAGCAGGCCAGGGCAAAGATAAACAACAGGATAAACATAATTAGTTCAGGACTTGCAATTATACCCACAGACTATAAGACTGAATTGTTTACGTATGAATTTAAAGGTAAGTTTAATAACCAGGATTTTATCGTATACATTAATGCATTAACGGGTAAAGAGGAAAATGTTTTAATGATAGTAGATACACCAAATGGAATTCTAACAATGTAA